In Salvelinus namaycush isolate Seneca chromosome 16, SaNama_1.0, whole genome shotgun sequence, the sequence TTATATACAAATGGTAAAAATATCCTTCTCAAACGGCCATAGGGCAAACTCAATCAGTAATGTTTACAATCCTTATGCTTATGTATCTGACCCCTCAAATGAAGTTTCTTTTAGAAAAATAAAGTTATTTTGTAAATAAGTCATATTACATACTGTGTTGGTGTGGTAATAACTAGTTAGTAGAACCCTCGTTTATCATTCATCAAAATACCAATGGTCAGATTGAAATGACATTTGCCTGTTAATCTTTAATCTACATTTTGTTTGCCTGTAATATTTTTCTTATGATGCAAACCTTTAAATCATACAGTAACTGTTTGGAAATGATTGCTTACAGTACAGGTATATGACTCATGTATACATTTTGCTAAAGTGGTGTTAGGTATTAACTTAACACAGAACAAAGTCTGATCCTTTTCTGCAAAGTTCTCTGCATTTTCTTTCATTGAGAACCGCCGAACTGTGAGAATAATGTGGTTCACAGCAAAGAGAAGAGATGCTCAGGCTTTTCTCTCCTATTTACATGAGAAATGAGCAGAGCTCCCGACTTGAATTTAAGCTCTTAACTTTGTAATGGTTAACAGATCTACAGAATTAGATTAACTCTCCCAATCTGCATGTATTAATGCAGTAGATCTGTAATGGCCTTTCCTTGACCCTGAAGTGTGAGGGAGTCACGCAGGGCAGGACATTGACGTGTCACCTAGCAGTGAGTACTGGGGAGGCTTTGATGAGGTTTTATCAATTAGCTTTGTGAGGGAAAACATTTAATGTTATGGTCATGAGGGTGATGTGACATTCTTTACAGTCTGATCCCAAGTGAAGCCTGGGAAGGTGTAACCatgagaaaaaggagagagaactGAACGGACGATATTTAAAAGCGTTGTATTTGTTTCTGTGATGAAACATATTTGATTTGATCATGTATTGCCCATCTCCACCCTGGTATGATATATCACCGATGTATTTGACTATCATGAAGATCAAATAACAAGTAAAGACCCCACTTAATTTCAAGCGATGTTGCAAGCGTTGTAGACATTGCTGATAGAGTTCAGTAATTTAAGAATATTATATTTAGAATGcacaataattattattattcaatGCATGCAAATTGTGTTGTTCCAAGCACTGTAGGCAATAAGAAATGGAGTGATCTTGGTTTAGATTTTTCTGTCTTCTAAACTATATTGATAATGCTATGTGCAGAAATGCCAAATGGTGATGCTTATTATTACGATCAGGCGTATTATTAATAATAGTAATGGCCTACACGTGTAATAAAGTTGCCCATTTATTTAACAAAATCCGCGTTGATATGCAGTTTATATGCAGAGAAAATCGAGAGCACATCCCTCCCTCAAATTGTAGGATATTACTGAATACCTTTTTCACGCCTCATAGTTTTTCAGAACAATTGAGGGAGGAGTTGTTTTGCAAGGTCAGCATTTGGTTGAAATTGAGTGCAAATTATGAGCAACCCTTCTCCGTCAACcaatgtaacccccccccccctccccaatcAACCCCCCTCCCTTACTCCCCTCCTCACATCTCCTCTCCATACTGGTTCTCATGGAGACCCCGTTGAGAGGACCTTTCCTCTTTATAAAGACAAGATACAGCTCATGCAACTGCCTTTGAAATAATCCACAGGATTTCTTGCGATAGTCTCTTCTTCACTTGCACTTCAAAGAAGCGCTCTGCTCTGTGGCTGTATGCGACTGCTTGTGACTGAAAAGAGGACCCACATGAACTGGAATTAGTTGTGTCTTTCATTCAGTCAGACCATTTTAAGCGTTGTAACCAAGCGGACTGAGGACCGTACACTTGCCTTGCATGACACAGGATTACTTTGTTTCTGGATAGGACTGTTTTTAGTTTCGGGGTCATCCAAGACCCGAGTGCTTGCTGCGCTTCTCTCCATCGACACCGCGCAACTTTCCTGGTAAACTCGTTCATCGCTGCCTTTCCGCGCAGCTCGTGTTGCAGGTGCGGAGACACAGAGCGCGTGGACAGATGGCTGCGCTGACGATACAACGGAATGACAACTTTCTACACACCTTTTTACAGGTTTGTAATCGTTTTGGTACGAATCAATATAGGGACTTCTATACAGTGTATTGCGTCTGGCAATAATTTGTTCAAAGTTAATACGTCTGTAGAGTTATAAAATGTGATGTTCAGTAGGCTATATTCGCTGTCCCGTTTATAGCTAAGTTAACATTTATTATTTTAAAACCTTACAGAATGAAAGAATGTTAGGAAGTTTTAAGTTGCACAGATACTGTATCATGATATAGTTGTAATCAATAAATATTTGTGAATATTGTAGTTGACATTTGTATATGTAAAACGTATATTCAAGAACAAATAAAAGTACCTCATGAGAAATTACTGTTATTTGcacattatacatttttttaatacaCAATATTCACTTGAATTGCTAAGATTCCTGAAGTTTCACCAGACTTATTGTAAAAGCATTCTGTGACAACTTGTGATGTAAAAAGTACTTTATGAAAAAATGTGATAGATTGATTAGCCTGGGTCATTAGTGTGAGTTAGTGAATTATGTTCTTTATCCATCTTCCACCAGGACCGGACCCCCAGCTCGTCCCCAGAGGGAGCCCCCAACGCCCTGTCCTTCCTGGCCACCACCTGTAGCCAGGCCTGGCAGGTGGGTGGCACGGTGGGCTCTGAGAGCTCCCAGTTCCCCTATGAGGGGGCGGTAGGGGTGAGCTCAGCCTCCGGGATGTTCCAGCTCTGGAGCAACGAGGTGGCGGTGGCCCCTAGTTCTAGTCTCAGCGCCTCCAGCCTCACTGCAGCCGCACATCAGATGACATTCGCCGTGCCCAAGGTCCAGTTCCCTGTTGGCCCTGGACAGAGTCTGCCTTCTGGTCTGGGTCCTCACCCCCACGCGCtctaccatcatcaccaccatcaccaccaccaccacgagcTGCCCCTGACTCCGCCGGCCGAGCCTCCCTCCGCCTACTCTTTCGAACTCTCCCCCGTCAAGGTCCTCTCATCCCAGAGCCAGGGTCCCAATGGGCCGCAGTACTACCCCCAGCATAATGGCGTCTCTGTGGGACAAAACTTTCCCGGCTTCTTTCAGAACTCTGTATCCTCCGCCAGGCACCATCTATCCGGTGGACAACACCATGTAGGGGAGGAGGGCCAGCAGGGCTGGTGGAGCCTCCCCCAGACCACTGGCCACGGAAGCcccaccaaccaccaccaccccttCTCCCTGGGCCGGCAGCTGGTCCTGGGCCACCAGCCCCAAATCGCAGCCCTCCTCCAGGGCACCTCCAAGGGCCTGTTATCCTCCACACGCCGCTGCCGTCGCTGCAAGTGCCCCAACTGCCAGGCCAACGGCGGGGGACTCGAGTTTGGCAAGAAACGACTGCACATCTGTCATATCCCAGAGTGCGGCAAGGTGTACAAGAAGACGTCTCACCTGAAGGCTCACCTGCGCTGGCATGCCGGGGAGAGGCCGTTCATCTGCAACTGGCTGTTCTGCGGGAAGAGCTTCACCCGCTCCGACGAGCTGCAGCGCCACCTCAGAACACACACCGGGGAGAAGAGGTTCGGATGCCAGCAGTGTGGGAAGAGGTTCATGAGGAGCGACCACCTCTCCAAACACGTCAAGACTCACCAGAGTAGGAAGAGCCGGTCCGGTGGGAACACGTCGGACTCTCTGTTGGCCAATATCAAGAGAGAGTAGAACGGACTAGAGGGGGGATTCAATAACTCTATATAGAGCCAAGAGACTGCAATATGTGATTGTACTGTAACTGCCACAGACCCTctgagagagagtagaggacaaGGACACCCTATAGACTATTAACCTCTGTAGTCGGGACCATTTTCAGCCCGTCAACAAAACGCTTTTGAGAGGTATTTCACAACAAGGGGAAGCAAAGCGAGTGGCGAGGTTTAGGATTGTGATATGGATACAGAGTGTTCACTGGGCATTTCTAGGTGTCGCACAAAAATGATCTCCCATAGCAAGATGGTAGCCACTCTTAACCCTTGATTGTGACATTATAACCTGGTTCCCACATTAATCAGCTATCAATGTccaaggtcaaatcaaatcaaagtttattggtcacgtgtcagtgaaatgcttgcttgctAACTCAACAATGCAGTACAATAATATCAATCAAGAATCAAATGCCAAATACAAAAGTCCAAAAATAACAAGTATTAATTAAAAGttaagaaataaaatataaactaATATGAGAAGTCTGTACATAATAGAATATACAGTATGATTGATTTTTTTCAAAATGAAGACTGTTTTTAAGTAGTAAAGTGACTTGGTATAGCAGCTTGAGTAGATAGTCATAATAAATAAGAATTCCAAGGTCTTAATTTTATTTCGATTTAATTTGTAATATTGAAATATAAATATTTCAGCAAATGTATGTAACATGCAAATAATCCACTTTCTGCATGTTTCATCTTTGAGAATCTGGAATTCAGAAACGTTTTTGATAATGGAATGTGAATTACATGAGGTAGAAAATGTATCTGAAATATGTATACCACATATCGGTTGATTTAAGAAATTTGCTGTTTGGCCAAATGATTGTGGGATCAGTGTTATAATGTTTTATTAATGGATATATAAACCCCTATCTCAGTTTCATCTGTTGTTGAAATTGATTCTTGTTATTTAATCAGAATGTGAATTGCCATTCCTATGTGTACAAACCAACATTTGTTGGAAGACTTTGTAAATAATGTATCAATTTCACAGACAACTTAATTGAAGTTAAGACTGCATGTACATTTTAATAAACGGAAATTCCTTGCTAAAGCAAATCCACATTCAATGTTATATGTTATTTTATCATATTTTCTCAGAGTGATAGTGTGAgactcaaatgtttttttatgccTTCTTCCACCTAATACAATGAATGGCATTCTAGTCAACCAAAATATCTAATGTTTCATTCAATTGTAATTTGATTGTATTCATTCAGAATACAAATGGTGGGTCATTGTATCATTGAAGTGTGAAGGAAACACCTCTTAAAAATGGGGAGTGGAGGGGATGTTCAAAGATTTCACACCTCAAAGTAAACAGGGAGAGACCACCATTGACTGGGACGCAGGCTGTTTGTGGGAGACGGGGGCAGTTTGGAGTAGGCCTTCTGCAATCAAGTTCACAGCCATGTGGCTTTATTAATGGCTGTTTTCTTTCTCTGAATGGAGGAGATTGAGACAACAGATGCACTGGCCCTCCACTCGACGGGACTCTCCCGTGAATAGGACCCCTGTTGCTCAGACCCCTCCCCCCAGTGGTGACAGGAAAGCCCTTTGATTTTGAAAGTTAAtacctctctcactcctctctcttccaggttccctctctctgcccccccccccccccccccccccccccccagttcctATATATCACAGTTGTGTTACGTTCAGCCCTGCTTTACTGCCTAGGGTGACCTTTTATTCTGAGGGGAACTAACCGACTAACAATCCCTCTTGGTGATAGGAACTCCCTTTGATTTAGCCCCCTGAAAGTTAATACTCTTTATAGCCCCCCTCTCGCCACCagcctcaccccctctctcccctcttgcACCCATATATCCCAGGCATCTTACAATCAAGACCTGCTCTACTTTACAGCTCAGGACCAGGACGAGTGTTTATTCTGATGAACAGATTTCTGGTGTCCCTGCTTATCCAGGGGTTATCTCTTTTGTGCATTTCCACACAGAGTTTTACCCAAAATGCTCTACTTGGGCCAGCACCCATGTCTCATTTGACCATGGCTCCGGAGGACCTGTTTTTAATTGGGGCCAAAGCCAGGCCAACGGGTACTTTTCATCTGTCATTTACATTACAATGGCTAACAGTGAactttaacaccttctcacaaagcaactgtTTTGATCATGCAAAAGGTTGTTGATTATGCTTTTCACAAGTCCCCACTGTCAGCCCTAGATATGgaaacacaatttccctagtataacataagggtgtatacACTACTGTAACACTGGTGTTACAGTCGAAAGCAGCATTTGTCTTCAGGGGCTGTTTGAAGGGTATTTCTTTAGTTTAGGCTGGGATATGTGGCACTACAATTAAAAAGGTGGGAGCTTCCTCCTTGCTATTTCTGTATGTATGAGCAGGGTTAGGTCCTTTTTCCTTTTAGGGTTCATTTTCAATCTGGttctcatacagttgaagtctgaaatgtacatacacttaggttagagtcattataactcgttttcaaccagtccacaaatttcttgttaacaaactatagttttggcaagtcggttaggacatctacttctaAGACAtctaagtaatttttccaacaattgtttacagacagattatttcacttataattcactgtatcacaattccagtgggtcagaagtttacatacactaagttgactgtgcctttaaacagcttggaaaattccagaaaatgatgtcatggctttagaggtttctgataggctaattaacataatttgagtcaattggaggtgtacctgtggatgtatttcaaggcctaccttcaaactcagtgcctctttgcttgacatcatgggaaaatcaaaataaatcagccaagacctcagaaaataaattgtagacctccccaagtctggttcatccttgggagcaatttccaaatgcctgaaggtaccacgttcatctgtacaaacaatagcgcgcaagtataaacgccatgggaccacgcagccgtcataccgctcaggaaggagatgcgttctgtctcatagagatcaacgtactttggtgcgaaaagtgcaaatctatcccagaacaacagcaaaggacattgtgacaaTGCTGGaagaaacatgtacaaaagtatctatatcgtactttttggagaaatgtcctctggtctgatgaaacaaaaatagaactgtttggccataatgaccatcattatgtttggaggaaaaagggggatgcttgcatgccgaagaacaccaaccgtgaagcatgggggtggcagcatcatgttgtgggggtgctttgctgcaggagggactggtgcacttcacaaaatagatggcatcatgaggatggaaaattatgtgaatatattgaagcaacatctcaagacatcagtcaggaagttaaagcttggttgcaagtgggtcttccaaatggacaatgaccccaagcatacttccaaagttgtggcaaaatagcttaaggacaacaaagtcaaggtattggagtggccatcacaaagccctgacctcaatcctatagaaaatttgtgggcagaactgaaaaagcgtgtgcgagcaaggaggcctacaaacctgattccgttacaccagctctgtcaggaggaatgggccaaaattcacccaacttattgtgggaagcttgtggaaggctacccgaaacgtttgacccaagttaaacaatttaaaggcaatgctaccaaatactaattgagtgtatgtaaacttctggcccactgggaatgtgatgaaagaaataaaagctgaaataaatcgttctctctactattattctgacatttcacattcttaaaataaagtggtgatcctaactgacctaagacaggtaatttttactaggattaaatgtcaggaattgtgaaaaactgagtttaaatgtatttggctaaggtgtatgtaaacttctgacttcaactgtaccatcatggccacctaatcatccccagatTCCAATTttctcattcatcccccctcctctcccctgtaaatattccccaggtcattgctgtaaatgagaacatgttttcagtcaacttacctggtaaaataagggtaaaataaatgaaataatatAAATCTGATTTGGTTATTATTTCCATGTATTAATACTCATGATATTTTTCGATATATATTCAGAACATCTCAATGTTAGAGGGATATACCTTCAGAAATGACATGAAATAGACAATTCCTAATTCAAAAGGCTTTTTATTTGATATAATACAACCGATTCTATTCAGTCAAACATGGCATCATTATAGCCCTTGTCCTGCTCTTTTCTTTTGTGTATCTTAATTTGTGTAGTGGTATTCCTTCATATTTAAGTAACATGCACAAAATGCCAGAGCAATAATCGCCACTATGACTTCAACTTTACAAACAGCACCCCTTAGTCCACGAGCACTGAGGAGTTGAGACCGAGTTTTGGACCAAACTTTTATGTTCTGAATTTAAACAGTCACTGTAATTGAGATATTTTAAACAGATTTAGCTAGAGGGGGCATTGTAACTTGAAGACATTGATCTTTGATGCAGCTGTCTAACCTCCAATGACCGCTATCTGTATTTGAAAGCTTTACACTGACCTCTACTGGTAAAAGAGAAGAATTCACCAAGAGCTGAAATCATCTCTTCTATCTATCATCTTTTGTATCTCTTCTCGTTTTACAGTCGTTTTTTCTATTCAGAAGATGAAAGGTCGGGCATTGAAGTAAACAAATCACAACTACatgtatttgatttgatgtgtaaaaaaaaaaaacagttggcAATATATTAGAGTAGCAGAATGAATTGAAGTACATGAAGTTCTAAAAGCACCTGGCTTTGGCAAAAGTCTCACGTTGATGAGCACGGAGCATGCAGACGCAGCACTTGATATCCACAGTGTCAACTGATACAACAACCCAAGTAGTTAACTCTAAACTGCTGTCCTTTATCTAAGAACCAGAGATGTAAGCCTGAGCCAGGTGCATGGCGTGTACTAATGTGCCGGAGTAGCAAAAGCCAGCAGAGATCATTGAACACAGCAGAAGGCTGTGGCACGTCGTCATTGGACTTCATTGACAGACTGTGTGACACCTCACCACATTTCAATACCACCCCTTCATGTCTCCTGTCATCAAGAAAACATATGTTTGAAATATCAGTCGGTCTCCGTCCCCTAGCATTCCCGTCAGACTGGCTGTGGCATGGCCACCACTCTGGCCACATCTCAATAGTCTCTCCTCGATTCCTTGTGTCCTCTCCACCCGTTCTCTCCCCGTCTCTTCTCTCCCAACATAATCATGTCCTCACTTCCCTCTGACTtttagagaaagagacagagaaaggatgGTAGCAGAGAACacaaggaatcaaggaaatacCATTAAGTCTGAAGTGACATTAGAGTGACGTCATGTCCGCAGAGTGCCTCCAGGGGGCTCCCTCACCCCTTTTTAGTCTGGAATCTCCAGATCAAACAAGAGCCAACTTCGGGTCAAACAGAATAAGAGAACAATCGAGAGTTCTCTCGTTCTCATCCATTGGAAACACTGCGGTAAGAGCAGGACAATTCTGTTCCACGAGAGATGAATCCAATATTCTACATATATACAGATGTATACGCTCAGTGGAGGAATGACTTCATGTTTTAAACAGCCTGAGAATAGAAATAGTTGTCGGAAGAATCCAGCAGTGTGAGAGAAAAGTAGAAAGAAAGTCGAAAGATCCATGTTTGTTTACAAGAAGAGAAGCCGCCgatcctgtacacacacacacacacacacgcacacatgcacacacacacacacacacaaacacaaacacacacaatttacgcacatatttacacacacacacacacggacgcatttcactcacacatgcacacacagacgcatgttgcgcacatacgcacacacacatgcctgcAGCGTgcgcactcacacacagacacttctCCAGTGACCTCCCCAATCAGGAATGGACTTTTTTCTTCTTCCTTTGAACACATCCCACAGGCCTCTGGTAAACAGcacaatatatactgtatag encodes:
- the sp5l gene encoding sp5 transcription factor-like; protein product: MAALTIQRNDNFLHTFLQDRTPSSSPEGAPNALSFLATTCSQAWQVGGTVGSESSQFPYEGAVGVSSASGMFQLWSNEVAVAPSSSLSASSLTAAAHQMTFAVPKVQFPVGPGQSLPSGLGPHPHALYHHHHHHHHHHELPLTPPAEPPSAYSFELSPVKVLSSQSQGPNGPQYYPQHNGVSVGQNFPGFFQNSVSSARHHLSGGQHHVGEEGQQGWWSLPQTTGHGSPTNHHHPFSLGRQLVLGHQPQIAALLQGTSKGLLSSTRRCRRCKCPNCQANGGGLEFGKKRLHICHIPECGKVYKKTSHLKAHLRWHAGERPFICNWLFCGKSFTRSDELQRHLRTHTGEKRFGCQQCGKRFMRSDHLSKHVKTHQSRKSRSGGNTSDSLLANIKRE